Sequence from the Rhizomicrobium sp. genome:
CTCAAATGCATCGGCGGGCGCGAGCACCGTCATATTGGGGAGGGCGCCCAGGAAAGCGACATCCTCACAGGAGTGATGCGTCACGCCCAGCGAGGCATAGCCGAGACCCGATCCGACCCCGACGATCACGACGGGCAGATTATGATAGCAAACGTCGACGCGAATCTGTTCGAGGCAACGCGCCGTCGTGAAGGAAGTGATGGTGTAGGTGATCGGGCGCAAACCGGCCATCGCCATGCCCGCCGCCACGCCGATCATGTTCGCTTCGGCAACACCGACATTATGAAAGCGTTCCGGCGCGGCATCCTTGAACTTGTCGAACAAGCGATTTCCGATATCGCCGGAGAGCAGGACGATATTTGGGTTGCCCTGCGCAAGCGCGGTGACTTCCGAGGCAAACGCGTTTCTCACGACAGCCCCAATTCCCGATATGCCGCCTTTACCTCCTCGGCGGTCGGAATGCGATAGTGCCAGTTGTTGTCATCTTCCATGAAGGAGACGCCTTTGCCCTTTACGGTGTTCGCGATGATAGCCACCGGCTTGCCGCTGCCGTCCGGAAGCTGATCCATCAGCCGCACGAGCGTGGGCATGTCGTGGCCGTCGATGTCGTGCACTTCCCATCCAAAGGCGCGCCATTTGTCGGCCAAAGGCGCCAGCGCCAGGGTTTCGTTGCTTCGCCCCGTCGCCTGCCATTTGTTGTAGTCCACGATGGCGCAGAGATTGCCCAGCTTCTGAGCCGGCGCCATCATTGCCGCCTCCCACACCGAGCCTTCATTGCACTCGCCGTCGGACAACAACGCATAGACTCGATACGGTATTTTTCTGATGCGGCTGGCCATCGCAAGACCGACCGCGATGGGTAGACCATGGCCCAGCGAACCCGTTGCGGCTTCCACGCCGGGCACGGAACCCGGACCCGGATGCTCGGCCAGCGGCGATCCGTTGTGATTGTAGTTGTCGAGGATCTCGCGCGGGAAAAAGCCGCGGAAGCACAAGGCTGTGTAGAGCGCTGTCGCGGCATGTCCCTTGGAGAGAATGAAACGGTCGCGATCCGGCGCATCCGGGCGCCGCGGATCCAGCCTCAGAACCGCCCAGTAGGCCGCCGTAACGATGTCGGTGCACGACAACGAGGACCCCAGATGCGGTGTCTCAGCTTCGTGCGACATGGTGACGATCTGTCCCCGCACCGCGGCCGCGATTCGGCCCAGCTCGGAAACGTCTTTCGTCGCCTTCGAAACATCCATGAGACTGTCCTTGCCCGCAAACACTTACTTGAGACGGAGTTCCTGCATCCGCTTGATGTTGTAATACATTGGATTTTTCATGGGGTCATGCAGCCTGCCCGACTTGAACGCATCGACAAGACCACGAACCGCCTCCTCGATCGTATGGGCTGGTGCGAAATTCCAGGCTTTCTTTATTCGCTCGGACGACACGTGATAAGAGCGCGGGTCGTCGGTCGGAACATACTCCATCGTCACCTGCGGGCCGACCACGTCGCGCACCATGGTGGCGATACGCTCCACTGAATGGTTTTCGTAGCCGGCATTGACCACCACGCCGTCCACCATCTCGTCCGGCAGTTCGAGCGCCTTGAGATAGACCCGGCACATGTCGTCGATATGGATATTGGGCCGCAGCTGGTTGCCGCCCATTATCTTGATCTTGTTGTTGTGATAGGCGTGACTGGTCAGGATATTGACGATCACGTCCAGGCGTTGGCGCGGCGAGGGACCGCACACCGTCGCGGGCCGGATGATCGTGGTGACAAAGCCCGGCTCACGTTCTTCCGTCAAAATCTTTTCGCACGCGACCTTGAATCTGGAATAGTCGGTCAACGGCTCGCAGGACAGGTCTTCCGTGACTTCTACGCCTTCCTTCACGCCATAGACCGAGGATGAGGAAGCATAGATAAACCGCTTTACGCCAGCCTTCTTGGCCGCCTTCACGGTCGGACGGAAGCAATCGAGGTTTATCGACTTGCCCAGCTCCGGATCCAACTCGAAGGAAGGATCGTTGGAAATACAGGCGAGGTGAATGACGGCGTCGCAACCCTCGATCGCCTGCTCCACGGCCGGAATATCACGCATATCGCCCCGGACGAGCTTGAGGCCGGGATTGCTCCGAACCGCATCAAAAACGTCTTCACCATAAATGAAGAGGTCGAACACCGTTACGCGATAACCCTGCTGCAGCAGCTTAGGCACCAGAACCGCGCCGACATATCCGCCGCCGCCAATGACCAAGACCTGATTGAAACGATTCACGGGCTTCCTGCTCTCTTTCTAGGTTGCGGCTTGAAGTTGCGCGCCCGCAACGTCCTTACCCCAACCCATAGAGAGGTCAAGGATGGTGTGGATCAGCGCCAGATGACCGATTTCGACGAAACCATATTCGCCCGATTCGATGTAGAAATTGATATCGCCACGCCTGCGTAGCGGATTTGCAGGATCAAAGCCGCTGAAGGTCAGCACGCCGCAACCGTGCGCCCGTGCAGCCTCGACGCCGTTCAGGATATTGGCAGATCGGCCCGAACTCGAAATGGCAAGGAGGAGATCGCCCTTGCGTGCATGCATTTCGAGCGGCTTGGCGAAAACCTTGTCGAACCCGAGATCGTTACCCAGACAGGTAAGATAGGCGCCGTCATTGAACGCCAGTGCCCGCATGCCGCCGTTCTTCGTGAAATCGATCGCCATGTGGCTCGCGATGCCGGCCGAACCGCCATTGCCTATGAAGAAAATCGTGCCGCCGGCCGCGGTAGCGGTGCGCGCCATCTCGCCCGCCTTGAGCGCCGAATCGTCGAGATCAAGATCCTGACCGACCGCACCGGTGACCGCGGTCTCTTTGAGCAGGCGGTGGAGCTCATCCAGGTATTTTGGAGCGCGCTTCATCGTGGCAACCCCTATTTCAGCATCGACGTGATGAACTTGATGAGAGACGCCTTCTCCACGCCGGCGCGGTGACCGACAATTCCGACCTTCAGCGCGCCCGCCGCATTTCCCAGGAATCCGACATCGCTCATTTGTGCGCCCGACGCCACCATCGGCGCGGTCACGGCAAAAAACGCATCGCCGGCACCAACCGTATCGACGATCGTACTGGTGAGAGCCGGCACGCCGGCGAGAGTGCCGTCCGGCGAACGGGTCATGCAGCCATACTTGCCGCGCGTGACGATGACGTTTGGGCAGTTGACGCTTTGCGGCAGGCGGTTCTGCACGATTTCCGCGAGATCGACATGCTTGTCGCCGGCGGCGAGGAAAGCCTCGGGAGAGTCGATGCAGATATAGTCGGCCCGCGAGTAGCGGGTAATCAGATTATAGCCGAGATTTGCGCTGTTGCTTTGCGCGTTCACACCAAGGAATCGCGCGTGTTCGGCGAGCACCGAAAGCGTCTTGCGGCCCAAGAGGCCGTGTCCGAAGTCGGTCACGATCACCAGATCGTAGTCCTTGGCCCGACTGCGGATCATCTCATGCAGGTCGAACTCCACATCGCCGCTGATGGGATTGTCGTCCATCGAGTAGACTTCGAACAGCTTGCGCAACGAATAGCTTTCGACAAACCGGGTCTTGCGCGTGGTTGGCGACGACGGCTTGGTCAATGGATGGAGATGGATGTTGGAGCGCAGTGAATCGCGAATCAGCTTTTCATAACGGTCGGAATCACCCAAGCAGGTGATCAGATCCACCGACTTGCAGAAGCTGGCGACGTGATTGGCCGCGGCGAACACGCCGCCGGCGTAGGTCTCGCGATTCTGATAAAGCGTCGCGATCATGTTCTCCTTGGGAGATTTTCCCAGGGGCGCGACGAACTGATACTCATCGATGATGGCATCGCCGACCATCAGAATCCTGTAGTCCGAAATCTTGTCGATGATCGCGGTGAGCCTTTCCAGCGCGCCGCCGTCACGCATGCTTTCCAGATAATTCGCCAGTTCCGGCTGATAAACGTTGAAATGCCGATTGATCAAGTTCGACGAGGAAAAGGTGATATCATCGGTAAAGACAATGCGTCCGCCGTGGGATTCAACGGCGGCGCGCTCATTGTCGATCTTGCCGGTGACGTCGTCCGATGCATTTCGATAGTCGGATCCCTTAACATATACCGATGGCTGCACGGCGTTGAGAACCGTCTCGGCGGTGGGCGCATGATTGATCGCAACCAGATCAACATACTCCATCGCCGCCAGCATTTCAGCGCGCAACTGTTCGGGAAAGACCGGTCGATTGGGACCCTTGTTCACGTAGCGATCGGCAGTGAGGGTCACGCAGAGCAGCGTGCCCTCCTGGCGCGCGGCTTCGAGATGGCGCACATGACCCATATGCAGCACGTCGAAGACGCCATGGCACAGTACGACCGTTTCGCCCGACAGCTTGGCCTGCCGCACGGCGGCGGACATTTCTTCAAGCGATTTGATCTTGTCGCGAATTCCAAATTTCGAAACGCGCGACGCGCCCCCGCCTACGATCAGTCTCGGCTTATTGGACATGCGCCTCGGCCCCCTGCTTTTCCCGCTCCGGGCTCAAATACTTGAACCAATCGGTAGTCGCCTCCTTGATGCCGTCGACGGTCCACACCGGAGCGGTGCGCCAATAGTCGATATTCTCCAACATCTTCTGTACGCCCTGCTCGAACGAGACTTTGGGCGCCCAGCCGAGTTCTCTGCGGATCTTCGTCGTGTCCGCCAATGTAATATCGGGCTCCCCAGGGCGCTTGGGAATGTGCACAGTTTCCTTGGCTCCCAGAAGTTCAACCAAACGGTTGACGCTCTGGGCATTGCCGGTGCCGACGTTGTAGATTTCTCCAGTTTTGTCGCTCTGGGCTGCCGTGATCAGGGCGTCTACGATGTCGGAGACATAGGTGAAATCGCGCTTCTGCTCGCCGTCGCCCACGATGGTCAGGGGCTTGCCGGCCAGGAGCTGCGCCAAGAAAACGCCAAAAACGGCGCCATAGGTGCCGGACGTGCGAGCGCGAGGGCCGTAGACATTGAAGAATCGCAGCGACAACGCCGGTAGCTGATAGAGCTGTGCCCAGTGCATGACGATCTGTTCGCCCAGCAGCTTGGTCAGCGCATAAGGATAGCGCGGATCCATCGGATTGGTCTCCGGCGTCGGATAGACGTCCGGAATGCCGTAGCATGAGGACGACGCGACATAGATCAGTCGGCGCACCTTGTTTTCCCGTGCCGCTTCGACGACCGAGTAGGTGCCGTCGACATTCGCTCGGAAGTACGCCTCGGCATTCTGAATGGACGGCACGATGTCGGCCATGGCGGCCAAGTGAAACACGCGATCGGCGCCTCGCAGATGCGATACCATCGCCGCTTTATCGGCGACGTCTGCGTGAAGAAATTCGAAGCTGGAGTTGCCGTCATGTTGCGCCAAATTCGCGCGCCGACCGACCGCCAAATTGTCCACGACACGAACCGGCCGGCCCTTGGCGATAAGTGAGTCTACAAGATGACTTCCGATAAATCCGGCCCCGCCGGTTACGACATCGAATCCGCTCAAAATGTTGCCCACTGCCAACTCACTTTTGACCAAGCCCCGTTCAATTTTCCACGAAGTCTAGAATTCTTATAGCTTAAGGGTTTAATAGCCTCATTCCGGTAGGCACACAAGTTTGAATGGCCGAATCCGCTCGCCAAAAACCCGTCATTTGAGGCAATGCGGCCGCTCTCAGCGCAATTCATCGTACTGGACCGCACGGCCGGGCGCACCTCCTCAGGGGGCAGAAACGCCGGCCGTAAATGGGATGTGGCGCGATGGTAAATGCATGTCGTGGCATCGCCAGTCGAAGGCGCGTTATTCCACACCCCAAGACTGCATCCTGGACGATGATCGTCCCTGGGCGGGTGACGCCACGCGTTGCCAGTGTTGCGAGCCCCCATCCAGGTGGCAATCGGTTCCAGCCTTCAAGACCGTGTCGAAAATAGATGCTTTCTTGAAAATATTCGTGAATAAGGACGCTTGTGCAGAACGTGATCGAACGGACGCGCTAGGACGACGCAATCTAGTTGCCGGCGAGCGAAGGTTGCCGGGCGATTCGACAATGAAGCCGGCCACAGGCCGATCATTGCCAGAATGTGTTTGTCAGGAATGGAATTGCTGATAAATCCTTCGCCAGGGTGGGTCATCAAACGATCCTTTTTCCCGACGGCTCATGGTTGGCACTCGCTTCCGGGTCACCAGGTCGAAGGTTGCTTGTCGACAAGCTGGAGAACCTGCGTGGTTGCTGACTTCATCGAGCGCTACAGGCAATTGATCGGTAGGAAGATGAAGACTACATCCGGCGACCGCCCGCTCGGCGAAATGGACGGCCTGCTATTTCGTCGCGTCGATATCGAGCCGAAAAACCTGTCGCGAGCGTGGTGGCCGGTCGATTTCCATGGCGGGGTCGACACCAATGCGCCGCGATGAACGGCCACTTTGGCGCCAAACAGGCCGTCGCCGTGTATATGGGCACAGACGGGCTCAATTCCACGTGGCCTTATCTCTGGCAAACAGCGCGGAAGCCGCTCCAAGCGACATGTTGCGCGAGGCTTGATTTGCCGCCCTCAAAAATTCCAGCAGCCTCTCGGACAGAGACAAGTTTCCAATGCGTGCGGTCGTAGTTCATAGCACCTTCGTGGAATTGGGGGGGGCTGAGGCTTATTGCTTTCGCGTCGTCGAACTGCTGCAACAGCGCTTCGATGAGGTGCTCGTTCTTCACCACGGCAGGCCGGTCGATCTGGATCAGGTCGAGAAATGGGCAAAGCTTTCATTCGACCGCACCAAGGTATGCTTCCGGTCCATGCCGTTCGGTGCCGTCACACGTCTCACCGAGCGGTATCGGCCAGGTTCCTTTTCGCAACTCAAATCTGCTCTCATGTGCGAGCAGGTCCGTCCCATCGTGGCCGATGCGGATCTGCTGGTCACGACCGGCCTGGAATGCACCCTGCGTGCAAGGCACATCATTGAGTGCATACATTTCCCGCAGCTCATTTTCGACCGGGAGAGCCTGAAGTATCTAGGCTGGCAGACCGACAATAATCTGAAGTACGCGGCAAAAATTGCCTATATCCTGCTGCTTCGGCGACTGGTGCGATGGAACAAGAACTATATCAGCAGCTTGGTGACGGTAACCAACTCGAGCTGGACGGCCGAGCAATTCCTCCGAAACTATCCAGAAGCGGACGTTCACCCGATTCATTTTGGAATTGCCGTCGAACTTAAGCCCGATTCGGCGGCGTGGGTGGATTTCGAGCGGCGCGCGAACAATTTCGCAATTGTTGGCCGAATCTCACCCGGAAAAAGGACGCTGGACGCCGTCGAGATTGTGTCGCGCTTGAGGGGGCTGGGCCACGATGTCGGTCTGCACATCATCGGCAGTGGCTCCGGCCTGTATGCCGATGCCTTGCTACGCGCGATCACAGACAAGCCATGGGTCAAGTGGCACCAGTCGCTCAACCGAACCGAGATGGAAGAACTGATCGTCGGCAACAAATGGGGGCTTCATTGTTGCGAGCATGAGCACTACGGGTTTGCGCCGGGGGAAATGCAGGCGCTGGGCTGTATAACGTTCATCCACGATTCCGGCGGACAGCGGGAGATCATATTGAATGCCGAGCAACGCTATAGCGATATCGATGACGCCGTGCGCAAGATCGACACCGTCATGCGAGACACATCGAGGCATGAGGCACTGACTGCACTTGGCGCAGAGGGGGCGAAGCTCCATTCCAGCGAAGGATTTCGCAGGAAATTCCTGGCCCTTGTTGAAGAAGTCATGACGGAAAAAAGGGTGGATGATGATGAAAAAACGCCGCTCTGACCGTTTTAGTCTCGGTCGCTCAAGCGCCGGAGAGCCTGCGCATTCCAGGCAGCAGTCCGGATCACGCAATAGGATCGGCGGAGAATATCTGCGGCATGCGAGACGTGTCATGGAATGCCGTAGCCGGGGGAGGACGTCGTGAGCATCATGAAGAGGTTTGCCAAGCGCCTATTGAGAAGGACGCGCGTGCTCGAACAGATGCGAGGGCTCGTCGACCGCCAAACTAGCTATTCCCAATTTGGTGAAGACGTCCATATCGCATCTTATTACAATCGGCTGGCATTTGATCGAGGGATAGTCGTCCGCAAGGGCTGCATCGTCGACGTGGGAGCATTCCGTCCCATTTCCATGTCGAATACGTATTTTTTCTACAAACGCGGCTGGCGGTCCATAAACATTGATCCGACGCCCGGTACAAAGGCGATCTTTGACCGGGTCCGGCCGAAAGACACCAATCTCGAAGTCTCAATCGCCCCCCAGGCCGGCCAAGGGACCTTCTATCTGTTCGGCCAACCTTCCGTCTGGAACACAATGGACGAAGCGGCAGCCCGCGAGGCCGAGGCAAAGACGGGTCAAGCCCCGCAGCGCATCACCGTCACGATTTGCCGGCTGGATGAAATTCTGGACCACCACTTGGTGCAGGATTCGTTCGAGATTCTCACAATTGATGCGGAGGGCTATGATGTCGAGATTTTGCGCTCGAACGACTTCGCGCGCTATTCTCCACGCCTGATCCTGATCGAAGTTCATGACTTGAACCTCGCAGAATTGCCGAACCATCCCGTGGTGCGCTATTTGGAGGATAGGGGCTATAGTCTCTATTCTTGGATCAATCCCAACCTGCTTTTCGTGCGCTCCGATTCGCTGCTGAACGTGGGCAAACATGCGGAGCCCGCGCTATGACACATGCAGCCCCATACGACCTTGCGGTTGCCTATCGCATTTATCCAGGCGTTTCGAAAATTCCGCCCTACCATGCCGACAACAAGTACAAGATGTCGGAGCTATGCCTGCGGTCGTTTAAGGCTTCGCTCGGGACCCTCAAGGTGAAGATCTGGGCCCTGCTGGACGGCTGCCCGCCGGAATATGAAGCGCTGTTCCGTGAGATATTTGCCGACGACACGCTGGAAGTGCTCAACCTAGATAAGCTGGGCAACCTAAAGACCTTTTCCATGCAGATCGACATCCTGGCCGAGCAGACGGATGCCGAGTTGGTCTATTTCGCGGAAGACGACTATTTCTATCTGCCCGGCGCCCTGACGAAGATGGTTGACTTCATACGGGCGAACAAGGACGCCGACTTCGTTTCGCCCTACGACCATCCCGATGCTTACGACACTGCATTCAAGGTCGAGCGCCACTTCATCCGACCGTTCGGCGACCGCTACTGGCGGAGCGCCGGCTTCACTTGTCTCACCTTCCTCACGACCCGCGCCACGCTGATCCGCACCAAGGGCATCTTTCGCACCTTTTGCTATAAAAACTGGGACTATTCTGTTTGGATCGCCCTGACCCGCAAATTGAGCCTGGCGGATCTGCGAATCTATTGGCACGATATTCATCACCTAAAGATCTGGGTGAAGACGTTCATGTATGGGACACCAAGGCTTCTGTTCGGACGCTATCACCGGCTATGGATGCCCCTACCCTCTCTCTCGACGCATATGGAATCGACCCGACTGGCCGTGCTTGAGGACTGGCCGACGCATTTTGCGGACTTCGAACGCAACAAAGAACGCGTGCCGGCAAAGAACGAAACGTGGTGACGCGGCGCTTTTTTTGGCCGAGGTTGGCCGACGGACGTCTGTGGCCGCCTTCCGTGGCGACCCAACCCGGGGGCGAGTTGCCTCCAGTCCACGAGGGAAAATGGAAATGAAACGTATCCTTGTCACCGGCGGCGCCGGCTTTATCGGCTCGCATCTGTGCAAGCAATTGCTCGATCAGGGCAATGAAGTACTGTGCGTGGACAATTATTTCACCGGGACACGCCGAAACATCGAAGGGTTGCTGTCCAATCCGGTCTTCGAGGCAATGCGCCACGATGTGACGTTCCCGCTCTATGTCGAAGTGGACCAGATCTACAATCTGGCCTGCCCCGCTTCCCCGATCCACTATCAGTTCGATCCGGTGCAAACGACCAAAACGAGCGTGATCGGCGCGATCAACATGCTGGGGCTGGCGAAACGGGTGAAGGTGCCGATCCTGCAAGCCTCGACCAGCGAGGTCTATGGCGATCCCGACATCCACCCCCAGGTCGAGAGTTATTGGGGCAATGTCAATCCGATCGGCCCGCGCTCCTGCTATGACGAGGGCAAGCGTTGCGCGGAGACGCTGTTCTTCGACTACAAGCGCCAGCACAATCTGCGCATCAAGGTGGCGCGTATCTTCAATACCTATGGCCCGAATATGCACCCGAGGGACGGGCGGGTGGTTTCCAACTTCATTGTTCAGGCGCTGACCGATCAGCCGATTACCATCTATGGCGAAGGCCTGCAGACGCGGTCATTTTGCTACGTGGACGATCTCGTGCGCGGCTTGATCGGGCTGATGAACTCTCCAGACGATTTTACCGGCCCATGCAACCTGGGCAATCCCGTCGAATTCACCATGCTTCAGCTCGCGGAACAGGTATTGATGCTGACGGGGTCCAAGTCCCAGCTGATTTACCAGCCCCTCCCGCAAGATGATCCGCGGCAACGCCAGCCCGACATCTCCCGCGCCCGGCAAGTTCTGAACTGGGAGCCGAACATTGCGTTGAAGGACGGGCTGGTCAAAACCATCGCCTATTTCGACCAGTTGCTGAAATCTTCCTGATCGGCGCCAAGGCGACGGCATGCGCCACGTCAGATCCCAAGTTGCGGTAGCTTGAAGAATGATGCCAGGCATTGCTTGGCTTGATTTAAGTCATCTGAGATTGTGATCCGAAAGTCATTATCGGCCAGACGCAACGCTGCCGCGCGGGTCCGTGCTCCGTGGCCGGTCATCAGATGAATTGCCATGGGCAGCCCTGCCGCTTTCGCGGCTTCGATATCGCTGACATGATCACCGATCATGCAGCTCCGGCTCAGATCGAGGTTCAGCAACTCAGCACCAAGTTTCAGCATGCCCGGCCCCGGTTTTCGCCAGCGTGCATGCCTGTTCTCATAGCCTGGCGTAAAGTCCGGATGAAAGGGACAGGCAAGAACCACATCCACACCACAGTTCTCCTGTAGCAATTGGTCGGCAATTTCCTGCTGCACGATTTCGAATGCCGGCCAGTCGTAATAGCCGCGAGCGATTCCGGATTGATTGGTGACCACCACGGTGGGAATACGATTCCCTCGGAGAAACCGCAGAAGTTCGCCGACGCCGCTTTCCAGCACAACATCTTCTTTGCGGCGAAGATAGTGAACTTCCTTCACCAGGACCCCGTCGCGATCCAGCAGGACGCCCGGCCGTCGCGGTCCGGGAGCGGCATCCGGAGGGAATTGCCAAATTCCATCCGCGTTCAATCGTCCAAACACCGCCGCCTCCCGGTCTTCGTTCCACGTGGCATAGAACAGCGCATGGTAAAGTCTCAGCCCGTCTGGCCAACCGAGGCATCCGAAACGGCTGGCAACGTGTTCTCGACTTTCGTTTCCACGACCCGGCTTACCCGAGAGGGAAGGTCAAAGCGACGCTGCCACGATGTCAACAGCCACACCAAGAGAAAATCCTCGCCGAGATTCACAACGAACAGCAACCACACAAGAAACAACACGTTCTTCAATTCCCAGCGCAAATCACTGCGATACACGCGCCGCGCCACAAGGCCGTTGATCATTGCGCAGCCGATGAGACCATATTCGTAAAAATTCTTCGGCAGACTCGCACCGGCGATCTGGAAATTTAGAAGCAACGATAGCGGACGAACGGTCCGATCGTAACTTCCGGGTCCGTTCCCGAAGAAAAGCAGGTATTTGTTCGCCAATGTGGTCTGAAGCATCAGAAACGGCGCAACAAAACGGGCATAGCCGCTGGATCCGGCAGCCTGGAATTCGGCCAGGCGGGCGACCCAGAAGCCGACCCCCGGGATTTTATCGCCCCAAAAATATACGCTGATGGCAGCCACGCCAAGCAGACCCGCGATGCGAAGGGATTGGCGGGAGCGTGGAACAAGAACGGCGAATATAATGATCATAGCACCGGTCCCGGAAAACGAAAGGAAGAGCGCGAGAGCCAAAATGGCGAGCGCTCTGAAACGGGCCCTTCCAAAATACTCCATCAAGAGGGCCAAGGCGGAATACATCGAAAGGAACGACGACTCCCGGAGAAAATATCCGTTGGCTTTGAGCAGCCCGGCCATCGGACGGAAGTAAGCATATCCGCCCGCCTCATGCAGGCCCGCGGGAAGAACGTAATAGACGTTGACGAGAGATGTTAAGCCTACAACGTTCATCAGGGCGAATTGCACGATCGCGACGAGAGCTATCACTGTCACGCCAGCGATGTAGACCTCGCAGAAGTAGTTCCGAATCCGGCGGACTTTCTCCTCGTCCTTGCAGTCGAAGACAAAGGGCAGGTACAGCGTAATCGTCATCAGGAAGGAACTGGAAGACACTAGTTCCCCGTGACGAAGCCCAAGCAGGCCGATCACGCCGGCGACTGTCAGCATGGTGAGCGGGACGATTCGGATCGTCAGGAGATTTTGCGCGGCGAAGTATGCGATCGTCGCGAAATACAGGATTAGCGGAACCGCGACCGGAAACGAGCCGATCATGTACGCGATCTGCGTCAGGAACAGCATCCCAATGCAGAGTATCCAGAGCCAGATGCGCAGATTGCGCGACAGGACTAGGTCCTGCGAAACGGCAGACTGCATAGATGGTCATCCCGCGAGACGGCGCAATCGATCAGCAACGAGATGTATGCAGAAAACACCGTTGGTTACCTCGCCAGCGGCATCAGCGCCGCGCCGGCCGGCGCCTTGCGATTGGGCCAGCGGAACACATCAATCCACCTCTTGAGGACGCCACTGTACGAAGCGGCAGCGACGAGAAAAATCCAGGCAACTGTGGAGGCGACGAACGAGAATATCAGAGCCGTGAACGGCGACATCGGCGATATCGGCGTTGGCGAGGCGTATGGCATGCTTACCAACACATAGGAAAATCTCTGGTCAGCCACCATCATGACTTTCAGTTCTTCTTGACTTGCCATGGTATCGATCAGGGCTTCCTTCTGTTCCGACAACGTGATCCGGGCCAATTCATTCGATATATACTGTATCCTGGCGTCGACGTCCCGCATGTGCTGTTGGCGGATAATATCGTCCGCGCGTCGCAGGATCGTGTCCAGATACGCCTCGGCGCGCTCGGGCGTATTGGATTGAAAACTTACCGTCAGATAGGGACTGTTTCCACCCGACAGGCTGGCGACTTGGGTTTTCCCCGCATCCTGTGCTTGGGCGAATTGCAAGTGTGTCTGGAGATAGGACACGAGCGAGTCGACATCGGGGTGATCCAAGACGGGGCGATTTAGAAAACGGTTGATCGCCGACGAGAATGCATGGAGCGATCCCCGCGGCTTCCATCTCTTGCCAGCGGAATCCCAGCTTGCTTCGAAGATGGTTTGCAGGAAATTGTCTTTCTGCGCCAACTCGACAGCAAGACGCGGCGACAGCATCAATTGCTGGTATTCCTGAAACGGGTCGCTGCTGGTGCCGCCCCCCCCCCCCAACAAACGCCGCGCCGCGCTGTTCCCGATCTGGCTACCGCCCATCGAAGACATCATAGAACTTACAGGAGAGGGATTGGGCGGTCCGATCGTGGCACGAGCCACAAAGATGGGAGGCGTCCAGAGGTAGGACAACAGCCAGATGGAGCCGATCAGAATGGATAACAGCAAGAGGAGCGGAACGTAAAAAGGTAACCTGCGTGCGACGCCGGCGGCAAAGCTCAGGACCGTCGCAATGTCGAGTTGGGCTTCGCTGG
This genomic interval carries:
- a CDS encoding transketolase, encoding MDVSKATKDVSELGRIAAAVRGQIVTMSHEAETPHLGSSLSCTDIVTAAYWAVLRLDPRRPDAPDRDRFILSKGHAATALYTALCFRGFFPREILDNYNHNGSPLAEHPGPGSVPGVEAATGSLGHGLPIAVGLAMASRIRKIPYRVYALLSDGECNEGSVWEAAMMAPAQKLGNLCAIVDYNKWQATGRSNETLALAPLADKWRAFGWEVHDIDGHDMPTLVRLMDQLPDGSGKPVAIIANTVKGKGVSFMEDDNNWHYRIPTAEEVKAAYRELGLS
- a CDS encoding SDR family oxidoreductase, encoding MNRFNQVLVIGGGGYVGAVLVPKLLQQGYRVTVFDLFIYGEDVFDAVRSNPGLKLVRGDMRDIPAVEQAIEGCDAVIHLACISNDPSFELDPELGKSINLDCFRPTVKAAKKAGVKRFIYASSSSVYGVKEGVEVTEDLSCEPLTDYSRFKVACEKILTEEREPGFVTTIIRPATVCGPSPRQRLDVIVNILTSHAYHNNKIKIMGGNQLRPNIHIDDMCRVYLKALELPDEMVDGVVVNAGYENHSVERIATMVRDVVGPQVTMEYVPTDDPRSYHVSSERIKKAWNFAPAHTIEEAVRGLVDAFKSGRLHDPMKNPMYYNIKRMQELRLK
- a CDS encoding SIS domain-containing protein; protein product: MKRAPKYLDELHRLLKETAVTGAVGQDLDLDDSALKAGEMARTATAAGGTIFFIGNGGSAGIASHMAIDFTKNGGMRALAFNDGAYLTCLGNDLGFDKVFAKPLEMHARKGDLLLAISSSGRSANILNGVEAARAHGCGVLTFSGFDPANPLRRRGDINFYIESGEYGFVEIGHLALIHTILDLSMGWGKDVAGAQLQAAT
- a CDS encoding PfkB family carbohydrate kinase is translated as MSNKPRLIVGGGASRVSKFGIRDKIKSLEEMSAAVRQAKLSGETVVLCHGVFDVLHMGHVRHLEAARQEGTLLCVTLTADRYVNKGPNRPVFPEQLRAEMLAAMEYVDLVAINHAPTAETVLNAVQPSVYVKGSDYRNASDDVTGKIDNERAAVESHGGRIVFTDDITFSSSNLINRHFNVYQPELANYLESMRDGGALERLTAIIDKISDYRILMVGDAIIDEYQFVAPLGKSPKENMIATLYQNRETYAGGVFAAANHVASFCKSVDLITCLGDSDRYEKLIRDSLRSNIHLHPLTKPSSPTTRKTRFVESYSLRKLFEVYSMDDNPISGDVEFDLHEMIRSRAKDYDLVIVTDFGHGLLGRKTLSVLAEHARFLGVNAQSNSANLGYNLITRYSRADYICIDSPEAFLAAGDKHVDLAEIVQNRLPQSVNCPNVIVTRGKYGCMTRSPDGTLAGVPALTSTIVDTVGAGDAFFAVTAPMVASGAQMSDVGFLGNAAGALKVGIVGHRAGVEKASLIKFITSMLK
- a CDS encoding SDR family oxidoreductase, with the protein product MGNILSGFDVVTGGAGFIGSHLVDSLIAKGRPVRVVDNLAVGRRANLAQHDGNSSFEFLHADVADKAAMVSHLRGADRVFHLAAMADIVPSIQNAEAYFRANVDGTYSVVEAARENKVRRLIYVASSSCYGIPDVYPTPETNPMDPRYPYALTKLLGEQIVMHWAQLYQLPALSLRFFNVYGPRARTSGTYGAVFGVFLAQLLAGKPLTIVGDGEQKRDFTYVSDIVDALITAAQSDKTGEIYNVGTGNAQSVNRLVELLGAKETVHIPKRPGEPDITLADTTKIRRELGWAPKVSFEQGVQKMLENIDYWRTAPVWTVDGIKEATTDWFKYLSPEREKQGAEAHVQ
- a CDS encoding glycosyltransferase codes for the protein MRAVVVHSTFVELGGAEAYCFRVVELLQQRFDEVLVLHHGRPVDLDQVEKWAKLSFDRTKVCFRSMPFGAVTRLTERYRPGSFSQLKSALMCEQVRPIVADADLLVTTGLECTLRARHIIECIHFPQLIFDRESLKYLGWQTDNNLKYAAKIAYILLLRRLVRWNKNYISSLVTVTNSSWTAEQFLRNYPEADVHPIHFGIAVELKPDSAAWVDFERRANNFAIVGRISPGKRTLDAVEIVSRLRGLGHDVGLHIIGSGSGLYADALLRAITDKPWVKWHQSLNRTEMEELIVGNKWGLHCCEHEHYGFAPGEMQALGCITFIHDSGGQREIILNAEQRYSDIDDAVRKIDTVMRDTSRHEALTALGAEGAKLHSSEGFRRKFLALVEEVMTEKRVDDDEKTPL